tcCGGTTTCTTCGTAACCAAACAGAGTAAGcacaagagaaagagagagagagagaggtaccTTTGAGGTATTGAAAGAGGGGTCGGCGGTCTGGGTGGCCTGAGGGGGCATGAAGCCACCGCCAGAGAAGGCCGCAGTGCCATCGAATTGGGTGAAGCTCATGCCTTCTGATCTCTGAGAAACCCTAAGAGGCTAGTTTGATCAAATCAAATGACCCTGCTGAGTATTGAAAGACCGAAACTTAGAGCCAATAGGTATAAATGGAAATCTGATTCCCGCCACatttttccccttttcttttccatttattattttccacTTCTTTTACTAACAATGAAAGTTTAAATTTAGCTCCAATAACTTGTGAGTTAGTCCACTTGGTCAAGTAATGTGATCATTATCTTGTACTCAAATTTGACCTCTATCcccattttcttttacttttattctTATCCActtcatttatttatgttatgaAGAGTTAAATTTCTAAAGAAAACtataaaaagttaaatttttttttttaatacaaaaagatATTCCATTAAAAATCAAGAAACAGTAGAGAGTGAGAACCATCACGTTAACGGTGGTCTCGTTAAAATCTTCTCTACTTGAGACAAAACCTCGGAAAGGAAATAGTACAACTCATACTTTCAATTGATAAAAGAGTCAAATTTACACAAACAAATCCATCACACCAAcattaacaaatttaaaatagcCATCCTATATCGGGTACCATTGGCAACGCCTTTCAGGCAGGGGCATTTCTATGTTAAGAGCACTGTTGCCCAatttttgcaaaaaaaaaaaatattaactaGGCAACTTGTACCTCTTGTTTTGTCTACATCAACTTCTCTCCTCTTGTCTTGTCTACATCAACTTCTCCTTTACTTCTCTTAACATATAGACATCAGCTTCTCCTCTTGCTAGCAACTTCTCTTTTTGGCAACAATTAttcttcttattttctattttttaattatccTATGTatctttaatttgaaattaagtATTCTAGAGTTTAATTAGTaatgaattaaaatttgggaattttgttgttattaATTAGGGCTttaattttagaaattttgttgagatatttgatttgttgttggtattgttgagataattttattttttttgtgttggtgTATTTAATTAAATGCATAGATTCTATTATGagaattgatttatttttgttgagaTGTTTGATTTCTCTTCTTGGCAAAATCTTCTCGAATCTCCCATTATTGAGCCTCAAGTTGAAACAGTTGAGAATCAAAGAGTCAATGATGATTAAGATTTTAATATCAATTATCTTAATTTATTGGTAGAGATGCATTTGAGGGGAAGACTCATTACGTCTCTCTCACTATGTGTAtctttatatgtttattaacAAAATCCACTCGTATCGTCGAGTTTAAAATGTAAGTTTTGCCCAATATGCTTTCGAATCTTGAAACTGCCACTTCATGATTCAGCATCATAGTTTTTTGCACATATAAGACTTCTCTCCGCATGCATTtgttcaaaaccaaaaagcaCTCCATTCCTTGCATTCCATAATAGCCACAAACAAACACGAGGCACACACAGCAACAACCTGCCGATGACCTCTAAACCAGAAAATAGAGTATCTATTGAGAGTCTTTATCCCACATTGAAAATTTAAGTGACCTAGTCTGggtttataaggagttgagCTAATACCCTcattgccaattgattttggggtgAAACCTCAACTTCTATCATGATATCAGAGAAAGTCTTCACGTATTAGGCCCAACGGCCACACATGCTCCCACTGTCCCACATCACCTAATATATGTTGTTCATGTATTAGGCTTAAAAGTTCTCCACATATACAGGGGCATGTTGAGAGTAGAACCTCAACTTCCATTAGTATTCAGTACATCCAAAATACTAGTCCAGGATGGAAGGGGTACGTCACCGACGGGCTGAAAATCCTTAGTgtatggtttttattttctttttgctctCCTTTCGAGAGGACCTCAAAAACCTCCAATTTGCTAGATGAATGAGTGGTTGAGAGGTAGGGCATTCCTCGAAAAACGGATGTAACAATTATGAACAGAATAAAACATTGAAGAATAAGaaagcattttttattttaggctTTTTATCATAAAGTTATATTTGCGAAACTATCATattgtatttttaatatttttttgtataaattatgGTCCCTAACGTTAATATATATGCTCTTAAATAGtcctttttcaaaaaaattattaaatataaagatataatcgttaaatcaatccaaatttataatatatatatatattattttatttttaatttcattcccttctctcattctttcttctcctcctttctttcttgtcttcttcttctttctcttcgcCAGATTCCTTGAGGATGGTTATGAGGCTCTCTTAAGTTTGCAGACAGAAAGTTGTGGTGTCTGTTCACTTCAATCCAACCCACCCTCAAGtcaatctctcatctctcccTCGCTCTGAAGTTCTTCCATGGCGGCTGGGCACTTCGTCGCCACAACCCCCAAACCCATCCGTCTCATCCAATCCTCATACCTCCTCgaaaaacccaacccaactaTCTTCTTCCCACCTTCTAATCTTCGCCACCAAGAATCAGCAATTCATTATAGGGCTCTAAGGAAGCTCTGTTTCACTATGTCGTCATGGAGGACCAAAAGCAGAGTACCCGTCTTGAGAATTGCACAGAAAGAGCCCAAGAGGCTGCTGATTCTCAGAACCCAATTGTAATTCCGTCCGTACGTGTGGCTGAGAAGTTGTCCAGGAAGAAATCGGAGAGGTTCACTTATCTTGTTGCTGCGGTGATGTCCAGCTTTGGTATTACTTCCATGGCTGTCATGGCTGTTTATTACAGATTTTACTGGCAAATGGAGGTAAccaatttctctctgctcccTAAACCACAAAAGTTACGAACTTTATCTTATCTGGTTGAGTTTTTGAATTGggtgattttgttttctgtgtAGGGTGGGAATGTGCCTTTGTCTGAAATGTTGGGTACATTTGCTCTATCTGTTGGTGCTGCTGTAAGTTCACTGACAACATCTCAATTGGAGaaacttaattaaattaaattgattttgaagtttttttctttacactGAAAACTACTAAATCGATTTggattttatatatgtattttttaggTGGGAATGGAGTTTTGGGCAAGATGGGCTCATAAAGCTCTCTGGCACGCTTATGGCATATGCACGAGGTTTGCTTCGAATTTTGCTACTTTTTATTATCTCTTTGATGCCAACTCctcaaaattttgtttcttttcgtTCACTAGGAAACCAGCAATGAAAGTAACATGACAAGCTTGagtttttatgttgtttttccATTTAGTTTCTTAGCAACCAATCAGTGTTTGATATTTGATATGAACTTTAATTGCAGTCTCACCACACAGACCCAGAGAAGGTCCATTCGAGCTTAACGATGGACTGaaacagagaaagaagagataaGGAATCTGgtggagagaaagaagaagaagaagaagaaaaagaaagaaggaaagaaagagagagggaaatgaaataaataaataaataatttttttttataattttggattgatttgacgGTTATATCCTTAGGTTTAACAGATTTTTTAACAGATTGATTATTTAAGAGCACTCATATTAACGTTATGGACCATGCgtgatacaaaaaaactttaaggatacaatctgatagtttcgcaaacgtcagggatgttttgtgataaaaaacctttattttattaaaggtTGTGATCTGTTCCCCGACCCTGCTTTGATGtgaactgaaaaaaaaaaaaaatttgtttttcttttctctttttgaaatagaaagaaaattacaatGAAGGTAATTAACTCGCTCAAACATTTGGAATTATGTCAAGTAGATGGCACCACAGTGTTTCTAATTCAGAAATTAATTAGGTTCAACCATAAAACTCAGAGCAACTTCCTCTCATCTCATATAATTGGAAATATTAAAGTTATCCTGAATTGAGAAACATGGAGTGAAAGAAAACCTACAGTATCCTTCATTACACTAGCTACATATATACCTAACTTTCacataatttcaattaataaTAGGTAGAAAGACTGATGATGAATTTACATATTGAGATATACAATATATGAGAAGTATACTGTATATGAGAAGTATTTTCATGTGAATGAATCCACCTTTGTTGTCATATATATAGAAgaagtaaataaattaaaataggacTCTAACATGTAAGATGCTCATTTCTAGCGACATTGTGTAATTAACCAAGCAATTATGAGGAAATGAAGAACAACCCTCATTGAAAAATGGGTGAAATTTTACTGCAAAATCATCCCTCACATTGATAGGCTAGAAATGAAGTTTTTCCCAATAGAAAGTTCAGCTTTTCTGATTATCAGACCATCAAGAGAGAAAAGGAGGTCTAGAAATTTAAACTGCAGCTCGCCTTGGTGTCCCCTTGCGCCGCCGTCTCCGGGGCTTCGTATGCATTGGTGGGTTGCTTGTAATTACAGCAGGCTCCtgataatcatcatcatcagcagcATCAACTACTTCTCTTAGTTCAGGGGAGTTGGATTCTTCAGCTTCTGCTTTCTCTGTATCGTTGACCAGATCAAGTTTACCTTTAGCACTTTTCTTTGGccttcctctctttctttgcTGGTTAATCTTCACTTTGGTGCTATTAGCTTCAACACTGTTTCCACTCTCTTCCTTCTCCATCTCCATCTACAACTATGACATAGAAAAtggcatctctctctctccctctctctctcttctttagCTCTAATTAACATTCTATAAGTATATATGAACAGCACAGTCATGTGCAGTTGATTATTCTAGAATAAGCAGTCGTAAGCTGTAAATGTTTCCACCCTATAAGTCTAAACCCCCCAAAACTGGAAATTATGCTTTTGCAGTTGGGAGAATTTATGTACGTATATTTTTCCAGCTTGATATGTACATATTGGGAAAAGATAGGAAACTTGCATGATGGTGTGCCCCATAAATTGGTGGGTAGAAATTAGAAAATGCTAGCTTTCATTAGAGTGATGAGTTTGGTTCCTAGCTACACCATTTTCTGCAAATTCTCTACACTGATTAAGTTTCAATGTGTTCATATACGTATGCCACAATGCGTTTTGTTGGGTCTGACTCTTTCAATGTGTtcatatatgtatgccacaATGCGTTTTGTTGGCAGACTATTATTAATCTAAAACATTCTGACATGATACAATCTTGatcgaaaaaaatatattatccaaattaagaGTAtggtaatataataatatggCTATGGAATTAGGCGtccattttttattaaagaaCTCAATCTCGATATCTCATCGATAATGTGTCGATATCATTGTCGCCAACAAAACATACCGATATGTTATTAATACATTTTCAAGAATATCAATATGTGTGTCCATTCTTTAATAACGAAATCCTGCATTGAGAAATTGAGTAATGTATCTAGTTCAGTCCTCTTTTATTGAGAGATATATAACACGTTTATAAGAAATGGCATATATGGGGCACCATAAGCCAAATAGTCAATAGTTCAATATGCCAATTTTTGTGCGGaagaaaaaagttgaaaaatttCACTTCCATTGAGTTTGATGGAGAAAATAAACATGGAATTTGAACAAAACTATACCTTGCAGTTGCAGAAGtaattttgttaattacaCGGATATATATAATAGAGGTGCAAACtgtaattcaaaattcaaatattacaGAAGGTCAAATAATATGAGAGACAGCTTGATTTACTCCTTCGATTTTGCTTCATTAGCTTATAATCTTAACAAATTGATGCGCGAGGTCATCCTTTTAACGGATATAATGTGTTATCTCTAAGCATAATTACTTGCGGTCTCAAACTACATGTACAAGTCAACATAATGTAAGCATTTACACTTGTGTAAATGGGTCGACCATTGTATATTCATCCCTTTCCATATTTTGGCTTTAAgcatttattaattttctcgTTGTTGCTATTTGCACCATATTTACTTATTACATTGCTGATCATCTCTCTTATATATGTAGGTCCTGCATACTTTAGTGGGACCCAACTTTATTAGAAAAGTGATCAATAAAGTGGTCAGTAAATATAGTACAAATAGTATTATTGTGTCTTTTATCATCCAATACACATTGGCATCAGAATTATAAATAATGTTACATGCAATATACGGTTGGGAGAGTACACAAAACCCTAGCCGCtaagagagacagagaaagaaaaagagagcatATTGTTACATGTAACACATTTATGAATATTGTTTATATGATTGGCCACATTTCCTACAAAAATAAGACCCATTTACACAAGTGAGCTTCTATTCTATAACAATTGCAGTCAACAAGATATTCACTCATAAAATCATTCAAGACAGCCTCTCAGAGTTTAAGTCAATATAGCgaattgagaaaataaaagcactAGTTGTTGATATTAGATTAGTGAGATCATGTAACTTCAATGATACATTACTCTCACGGGAAAGAAAACTTGAAATCCCCTCCCCTttttcaccccaaaaaaaaaaaaaaaaaaaaaaaaaaaaggaaaattaaaataaaataagggaATTTTTAATTGGCACTCCAAAAAGATTATTTTGCACTTCTTtaatgaaaattgtttttatacataaatgaggaatatatatatatatatatatgatgacttttttttgttttttttttacctggAGGTATGATGACTTCTTTAGAGTACCAATAACAACTCCCTAAAATAGACTAGATTAAAAACGATCAATCGTGTATTTACGACATGTGATAACAACAATTATGTATTCTCTATAATCCAGTTAATCCAACTTTGTTGTGGTTTTCCATACAGCAAGGCTCAATAGTTGCACTGTACCAACACTGGTAATTAAACTCATCATGACTTCACAATAAGAGTTTTTGGTGAAATCAAAAGTTCAACCACCTTCTCACCATTATTGCATCACATGAATACTCCTACGCAT
The window above is part of the Prunus dulcis chromosome 1, ALMONDv2, whole genome shotgun sequence genome. Proteins encoded here:
- the LOC117615116 gene encoding beta-carotene hydroxylase 2, chloroplastic-like — its product is MEDQKQSTRLENCTERAQEAADSQNPIVIPSVRVAEKLSRKKSERFTYLVAAVMSSFGITSMAVMAVYYRFYWQMEGGNVPLSEMLGTFALSVGAAVGMEFWARWAHKALWHAYGICTSLTTQTQRRSIRA